One Acutalibacter muris DNA window includes the following coding sequences:
- a CDS encoding DUF6017 domain-containing protein has product MKKLQLKDLHPETARGFRFLMVPSELIENGEYADLDDSAKLLYSKMIERAGWSACNEEKFSDKSGRLFIIYTVEQMKKDLQKSQPTIVKLTKQLEDKGLIEKVRQGQGKPTRIYIKDFSSAPHHEPEKPGSKDRELSEVKNLNFRGSGDLTPEGKDSGKSDDFTSINEDPEPSEVKDVNFLKLNSLTSRSKDSLLPEVKNLNSIYTENIKTENNNLPSNPPAANPEGGVDGIMENVREQIEYDVLAQEYGQELCDEVVEIITEVRCRDSPRMKIGTAWYPMDFVRQRMESLTSDHVSYVLDSLGRAGPVRNPHGYLLALLFNAPASSSTAVQALYNAYNG; this is encoded by the coding sequence ATGAAAAAACTACAGTTAAAGGACCTGCACCCGGAAACTGCCCGGGGCTTCCGTTTCCTTATGGTCCCAAGCGAGCTGATCGAAAACGGGGAATACGCCGACCTGGACGACAGCGCAAAGCTTCTGTATTCAAAAATGATCGAAAGGGCCGGTTGGTCAGCATGTAACGAGGAGAAGTTTTCTGACAAAAGCGGACGACTTTTCATCATCTATACGGTGGAGCAGATGAAGAAGGACCTGCAAAAATCCCAACCCACCATTGTCAAGCTGACGAAGCAGTTGGAGGACAAGGGGCTCATAGAAAAGGTGCGCCAGGGCCAGGGCAAGCCCACGAGAATTTACATAAAGGACTTCTCCTCCGCGCCCCACCATGAGCCGGAGAAGCCCGGAAGTAAAGACCGTGAACTTTCAGAAGTTAAAAATCTTAACTTCAGGGGTTCAGGCGATTTGACCCCGGAAGGTAAAGACTCCGGGAAATCGGACGATTTCACCTCCATAAATGAAGACCCTGAACCTTCAGAAGTTAAAGACGTTAACTTCTTGAAGTTAAATTCTTTAACCTCTAGAAGTAAAGACTCTTTACTTCCAGAAGTTAAAAATCTTAACTCTATATATACAGAGAATATAAAGACAGAGAATAATAACCTCCCCTCCAACCCTCCTGCAGCTAACCCGGAGGGAGGGGTGGACGGAATAATGGAAAATGTCCGTGAGCAGATCGAGTATGACGTTCTGGCACAGGAGTACGGACAGGAGCTCTGCGACGAGGTGGTGGAGATAATCACAGAGGTACGCTGCCGTGACAGCCCCAGAATGAAGATCGGCACAGCGTGGTACCCCATGGACTTTGTGCGGCAGCGGATGGAAAGCCTCACCAGTGACCATGTCAGCTATGTGCTGGACAGCCTGGGCCGGGCGGGACCGGTGCGCAACCCCCACGGGTATTTACTGGCGCTCCTGTTCAACGCCCCCGCCTCCAGCAGCACGGCGGTGCAGGCGCTTTATAACGCATATAACGGGTAA
- a CDS encoding DNA cytosine methyltransferase yields MMKLLLGGSPCTHWSIAQSRHRETRPEGQGWELFRNYLIAKERYCPDFFLYENNKSMAPAIREQITAELGVEPIFINSALVSAQSRQRLYWTNIPGVEQPEDRGLVLRDILESGLPLREKGYTLKANYANSNAANALDSKHFPATMAAEPIRVGAIESSTGSEGQGHRVYSADGKSKTLCGNGGGAGAKTGLYTVPTGMAWRGHANADNPSSFEARPDQKANAVIVGHQSRLVIETADGRSFPAYKVKNGRIAIKGREYPIRLADGFYIIRKLTVLECMRLQTVPEDYIFPVSNSQAYKMLGNGWTVEVIAHILSYCPGITAEPVEVLSMYDGMSCGRLALNKLGADVVRYYATEIDKYAIRTTKTNFPDTLQMGDAFRVREDGWRSFTESVGR; encoded by the coding sequence ATGATGAAACTCCTGCTGGGCGGCTCGCCCTGCACCCACTGGAGTATCGCCCAATCGCGCCACAGAGAGACCAGGCCGGAGGGCCAGGGCTGGGAGCTGTTCCGCAACTATCTTATCGCAAAGGAGCGGTATTGTCCAGACTTTTTCCTCTATGAGAACAACAAAAGCATGGCGCCGGCTATCCGGGAGCAGATCACGGCGGAGCTGGGTGTGGAGCCGATATTCATCAACTCCGCCCTGGTGTCCGCCCAGAGCCGCCAGCGGCTTTACTGGACGAACATACCCGGAGTAGAGCAGCCCGAGGACCGTGGGCTGGTGCTGCGGGACATTTTGGAGAGCGGCCTGCCGCTCCGGGAAAAAGGGTACACACTGAAAGCCAACTATGCCAACTCTAACGCGGCCAACGCCCTGGATAGCAAGCACTTCCCCGCGACAATGGCGGCGGAGCCAATCCGAGTGGGCGCCATCGAGAGCAGCACCGGCTCAGAGGGCCAGGGCCACAGAGTGTACTCTGCGGACGGAAAGAGCAAGACCCTCTGCGGCAACGGCGGCGGTGCGGGAGCGAAAACTGGGCTTTACACAGTCCCCACCGGGATGGCATGGCGGGGCCATGCAAACGCTGATAACCCATCCTCCTTTGAGGCCCGCCCTGACCAGAAAGCTAACGCTGTCATTGTAGGCCACCAGAGCCGCCTTGTGATAGAAACTGCTGATGGCAGGAGTTTCCCGGCCTATAAGGTCAAAAACGGTCGGATTGCAATAAAGGGTCGGGAGTATCCCATACGGCTGGCAGACGGTTTCTACATCATCCGCAAGCTGACGGTTTTGGAGTGTATGCGACTGCAAACGGTCCCGGAAGACTACATATTCCCGGTGAGCAACTCCCAGGCATACAAAATGCTGGGCAACGGCTGGACGGTGGAGGTTATCGCACATATCCTTTCCTACTGCCCGGGCATTACTGCGGAGCCGGTAGAGGTGCTTTCCATGTACGACGGCATGAGCTGCGGGCGGCTGGCTCTGAACAAGCTGGGCGCAGATGTCGTGAGATATTACGCTACAGAAATTGACAAATACGCCATCAGGACTACAAAGACGAACTTCCCCGATACCCTCCAGATGGGCGACGCTTTCAGAGTGCGGGAAGACGGCTGGCGGTCTTTTACTGAATCTGTCGGGAGGTGA
- a CDS encoding ParB/RepB/Spo0J family partition protein has protein sequence MKSSAAKIQMTGLDALFGEAPAQVTGDQIQEVALSELHPFKDHPFHVIDDEKMQEMAESVAQYGVLVPGIVRPRPEGGYEIIAGHRRTRASELAGKETMPVIVRDMDDDEATIIMVDSNLQREKILPSEKAFAYKMKLEAMNHQGQRSDLTCERAVHRLKSRDILAQQAGEKSGMAITRYISLTRLIEPFLQYVDEGKISVSCAADYLSALSENQQWDVKQVMTSTGLFPSPKQMAELKEYSRANGWNAEGVCEILKVQVNKLVQVTIKSKKLSQYFPKEYTQQQMEEVILSLLESWKNQQKGAEQDGNDI, from the coding sequence ATGAAAAGCAGTGCGGCGAAAATTCAAATGACCGGCCTGGACGCATTGTTCGGCGAGGCCCCCGCACAAGTCACCGGCGACCAGATTCAAGAAGTCGCGCTATCGGAGCTGCACCCATTCAAAGACCACCCTTTCCATGTAATTGACGATGAGAAAATGCAGGAAATGGCCGAGAGCGTTGCGCAGTATGGCGTTCTGGTGCCGGGTATCGTCCGGCCCAGGCCAGAGGGCGGCTATGAAATCATAGCGGGCCACCGGCGCACCAGGGCCAGCGAGCTGGCCGGGAAAGAGACCATGCCGGTTATCGTCCGGGATATGGACGATGACGAGGCAACAATTATTATGGTGGACAGCAATTTGCAGCGGGAGAAGATTCTTCCCAGCGAAAAGGCGTTTGCCTATAAAATGAAGCTTGAGGCCATGAATCATCAAGGCCAAAGGAGTGACCTGACCTGTGAACGAGCCGTGCACAGGTTGAAATCCCGAGATATTCTTGCCCAGCAAGCCGGGGAAAAATCCGGCATGGCAATCACCCGCTATATCTCGCTGACAAGGCTGATTGAACCCTTCCTGCAATATGTTGACGAGGGCAAAATCTCCGTAAGCTGCGCTGCCGACTACCTGTCCGCGCTGTCAGAGAATCAGCAATGGGACGTAAAACAAGTTATGACATCCACCGGCCTGTTTCCTTCGCCAAAGCAGATGGCAGAGCTGAAAGAGTATAGCCGTGCAAACGGCTGGAACGCCGAGGGAGTTTGTGAAATACTAAAAGTGCAGGTCAATAAGCTGGTGCAAGTCACCATTAAAAGTAAGAAATTAAGCCAATATTTCCCCAAAGAATACACCCAACAGCAGATGGAAGAAGTTATCTTATCCCTGCTGGAAAGCTGGAAAAATCAGCAGAAAGGGGCGGAACAAGATGGCAACGACATCTAA
- a CDS encoding ParA family protein, with amino-acid sequence MSKVIAICNQKGGVGKTVTTVNLGIGLARQGKRVLLVDVDAQGSLTASLGYQHPDQLEETLSTVLGKVIEDKPLLPGEGIIHHEEGVDLLPANIDLAAMEVTLVNIMSRETILREYLNTVRDQYDIILLDCCPSLGMLTINALSAADTLIIPMMAHYLSLKGMEQLMRTIGKVKRQINPKLTISGILVTMADMRTTYSQEIVELLRDSYGSQLRIFNTIIPRSIRAAETSAEGKSIFLHDPSGKVSAAYEALTLEVAS; translated from the coding sequence ATGAGCAAGGTAATCGCAATCTGCAACCAAAAAGGCGGGGTCGGCAAGACCGTCACCACCGTAAACTTAGGCATCGGCCTAGCCCGCCAGGGTAAACGTGTCCTGCTGGTGGACGTAGACGCACAAGGCTCTTTGACCGCCAGCCTGGGCTACCAGCACCCGGACCAGTTAGAGGAAACCCTCTCCACCGTGCTGGGCAAGGTCATAGAGGACAAGCCCCTTCTCCCCGGCGAGGGAATCATCCATCATGAGGAAGGTGTAGACCTCCTCCCCGCCAACATCGACCTAGCGGCAATGGAGGTCACGCTGGTGAACATCATGAGCCGGGAAACCATCCTCCGTGAATACCTAAACACTGTCCGCGACCAGTACGACATCATTCTCCTGGACTGCTGCCCCTCGCTGGGTATGCTTACCATCAACGCCCTATCAGCCGCCGACACGCTTATAATCCCCATGATGGCCCATTACCTCTCGCTGAAAGGCATGGAACAGCTCATGAGGACCATCGGCAAGGTGAAGCGCCAAATCAACCCAAAGCTGACTATCAGCGGTATTTTAGTCACAATGGCAGACATGCGGACTACATACTCCCAGGAAATCGTGGAGCTGCTGAGAGATTCTTACGGCAGCCAGCTGAGAATCTTCAACACCATCATCCCCCGCTCAATTCGTGCGGCAGAGACCAGCGCCGAGGGCAAGAGTATCTTTTTACACGACCCCAGCGGCAAAGTCTCAGCGGCATATGAAGCCCTGACCTTGGAGGTAGCGTCATGA
- a CDS encoding GNAT family N-acetyltransferase — MDQILLIESQQIYADEIWKFRQEILECDAENEDQFAGCMSLDVSKSSEEWIKICELRKSEETCGDTGATVPSHTYLAVRKRDDKVVGVIDLRHHINHPILGTWGGHCGYSVRPSERGKGYAKEMLRLNIQNAKSMGIEKLLVTCNSENAASEKVIIANGGVFEKIIDVDGCKMKRFWITL; from the coding sequence ATGGATCAAATTTTATTAATAGAGTCTCAGCAGATATATGCAGATGAAATATGGAAATTTCGTCAAGAAATTTTGGAATGTGACGCAGAAAATGAAGATCAATTTGCAGGTTGTATGTCGCTTGATGTAAGTAAGTCTTCTGAAGAGTGGATAAAAATATGTGAACTAAGAAAAAGTGAAGAAACATGCGGTGACACGGGAGCGACTGTTCCTTCTCATACATACTTAGCTGTACGCAAGAGAGATGACAAAGTTGTAGGCGTGATAGATTTGCGTCATCACATAAATCATCCTATTCTTGGAACGTGGGGAGGGCATTGTGGGTATTCAGTGCGCCCTTCTGAACGCGGCAAAGGTTATGCAAAGGAAATGCTTCGGTTGAATATACAAAATGCAAAATCAATGGGAATAGAAAAACTTCTTGTAACTTGTAATAGTGAGAATGCAGCAAGTGAAAAAGTAATAATTGCGAATGGTGGAGTTTTTGAGAAAATCATAGACGTTGATGGATGCAAAATGAAGAGATTTTGGATTACACTATAA
- a CDS encoding YkgJ family cysteine cluster protein: MISPEEVYKAAKKKDLENLKFRSFLKNHADDEELDQQFLSLHNELFEGYDCSQCANCCRAYSTVLENDEITDISDFLSMTQESFREKYLVQGEEGLELKSPCAFLDDDGRCGIESCRPRQCREYPYTDKPGRLFNLYSILTSAEHCPVVYEILERLKKMYHFR, encoded by the coding sequence ATGATAAGTCCAGAAGAAGTATACAAGGCGGCTAAGAAGAAAGATCTGGAAAATCTCAAGTTCAGAAGTTTCTTGAAAAACCATGCTGACGATGAGGAATTAGACCAGCAGTTTTTATCCTTACATAACGAATTGTTTGAAGGGTATGACTGCAGCCAGTGCGCCAACTGCTGCCGTGCATATAGCACGGTATTAGAGAATGATGAGATTACTGACATTTCGGATTTTCTCAGCATGACTCAGGAATCCTTCCGGGAGAAATACTTGGTACAGGGCGAGGAAGGATTAGAGTTGAAAAGTCCATGTGCCTTTCTGGATGACGATGGGCGGTGCGGGATAGAATCATGCAGGCCCAGACAATGCCGTGAATATCCGTACACGGACAAGCCTGGAAGACTTTTCAACTTATACAGTATTCTGACGTCTGCCGAGCATTGCCCGGTGGTTTACGAGATTTTAGAACGATTAAAGAAAATGTATCATTTTCGATGA
- a CDS encoding CopG family ribbon-helix-helix protein — MDSEKMQRISLYLDRGLVKRADRFAKEQGFSSRNELFARAVESLMADTDLQDNDILGDKLAEAVLKLSEDNAKAISKGLFRYAVQLEMVMRVLAELSEYTPEQVEEMRREAINNVRRTRGKVSLEDILAGYYDD, encoded by the coding sequence ATGGATTCAGAAAAAATGCAGCGAATAAGCCTATATTTGGACAGAGGTCTAGTGAAACGAGCGGACAGGTTTGCGAAAGAACAGGGATTTTCCTCCCGAAATGAATTGTTTGCGCGAGCAGTCGAAAGCCTCATGGCTGACACCGATTTGCAAGATAATGACATCCTGGGTGACAAACTGGCCGAGGCCGTCCTGAAATTGTCAGAGGACAACGCCAAGGCCATCTCGAAAGGACTTTTCCGCTATGCGGTGCAGCTAGAGATGGTGATGCGGGTGTTGGCGGAGCTTTCTGAATACACGCCTGAGCAGGTAGAGGAAATGCGCCGCGAAGCCATAAACAATGTTCGCCGTACTCGTGGAAAGGTAAGCCTTGAAGATATTTTGGCCGGATATTACGATGACTAA
- a CDS encoding tyrosine-type recombinase/integrase: MAKKRANGEGNIRKRKDGRWEGRYTAGYDPATGKRIIKNVLGKTQAEVKEKLAIALEDTKNLDVARSDDYTVGSWLTNWYALYAKPNVRVSTAEYYRRSIELHVNPRIGDIKLNKLTGRDLQKLYQDLRENGRLREVQKEKSPGLSASTVRGIHLMLHNALDRAVKERLIQRNPTEDCIAPKLEKKEMKFLPAEDMKAYLDEADRRHVLPMFYLELVSGFRKGELVALIWSDLDIKNQTISVSKQATRDENGNIVITRPKTETSVRLVSIPQRAVELLQQEHRRHPDNPYMFPSTRTGEMYYPDSIVTLHKRILKSAGLNYINFHALRHTFATAALQNGVDVKTVSSMLGHYDAGFTLRTYTHATRQKQEQAAEKMGSFMEKVM, translated from the coding sequence ATGGCAAAGAAACGAGCAAACGGCGAAGGAAACATTCGCAAGCGCAAGGATGGCAGATGGGAAGGCCGCTACACAGCAGGCTATGACCCCGCAACCGGCAAACGCATAATCAAGAATGTGCTCGGTAAGACCCAGGCAGAGGTCAAAGAAAAGCTGGCAATAGCACTTGAGGATACAAAGAATTTGGACGTAGCCCGCTCCGATGATTACACGGTAGGTTCATGGCTGACGAACTGGTACGCACTCTATGCCAAACCCAACGTCCGGGTTTCCACCGCCGAATACTACCGCAGGAGTATCGAACTCCATGTGAACCCACGAATCGGCGACATCAAATTAAACAAATTGACCGGGCGTGATTTGCAAAAGCTCTACCAAGACCTTCGCGAAAATGGCAGACTGCGCGAGGTTCAGAAAGAGAAGTCACCCGGCCTAAGTGCATCCACTGTGCGCGGTATCCACCTCATGCTCCACAACGCGCTGGACAGGGCGGTCAAGGAGCGCCTAATCCAGCGCAACCCTACAGAGGACTGCATTGCTCCAAAACTTGAGAAAAAGGAGATGAAATTCCTCCCTGCCGAGGACATGAAAGCCTATCTTGACGAGGCCGACCGCCGCCACGTCCTTCCCATGTTCTACCTCGAGTTGGTAAGCGGCTTCCGCAAAGGCGAACTGGTAGCGCTCATATGGTCTGACCTGGACATTAAGAACCAAACAATCAGCGTAAGCAAACAGGCCACCCGCGACGAAAACGGCAACATCGTCATCACTCGACCCAAAACAGAGACATCAGTCAGATTGGTATCAATCCCGCAAAGAGCGGTGGAATTGCTCCAGCAGGAACACCGCAGACACCCGGATAACCCCTATATGTTCCCATCCACAAGAACCGGCGAGATGTACTATCCAGATTCCATCGTAACGCTCCACAAGCGAATATTAAAGTCAGCAGGATTAAATTATATAAACTTTCATGCGTTAAGGCACACTTTCGCCACTGCCGCACTACAAAACGGTGTAGACGTGAAAACCGTCTCCTCTATGCTTGGCCACTACGATGCAGGATTCACTCTCCGCACCTACACCCACGCGACCCGCCAGAAACAAGAACAAGCCGCCGAGAAGATGGGAAGTTTCATGGAGAAGGTCATGTGA
- a CDS encoding HepT-like ribonuclease domain-containing protein — MGKYCGEIADAHTASHKSYDIFASNSVYRNAVCLCLLQIGELVNYLSEDFKSTYPQIPWQAIRGMRNVVAHEYGKIDTATVWETAENGVQELQEFCRQVLG, encoded by the coding sequence ATCGGCAAATATTGCGGGGAGATTGCCGATGCCCATACGGCTTCCCATAAATCCTATGACATCTTTGCGTCCAATTCTGTCTATCGGAATGCCGTCTGCCTCTGCCTGCTGCAAATCGGCGAATTGGTTAACTATCTTTCGGAAGATTTCAAAAGTACCTATCCGCAAATCCCCTGGCAGGCCATTCGAGGCATGCGGAATGTAGTGGCGCATGAATATGGTAAAATTGACACGGCTACGGTATGGGAAACTGCTGAGAATGGCGTGCAGGAGCTGCAAGAATTTTGCAGGCAGGTTTTGGGCTAA
- a CDS encoding nucleotidyltransferase family protein, giving the protein MTDKIYSIDEIKKIISPIASRYGVERVFLFGSYARGEATEESDLDFRIDKGALRGLFQLGGLYSDLEERFDKKLDLLTTGSLEQKFLDRIASEEILVYGH; this is encoded by the coding sequence ATGACGGACAAAATATATTCCATTGATGAAATAAAGAAAATCATTTCTCCCATTGCCAGCCGGTACGGCGTAGAAAGGGTATTCCTGTTCGGCTCCTATGCCAGGGGCGAGGCTACGGAAGAAAGCGATTTGGATTTCCGGATAGACAAAGGGGCTCTGCGTGGGCTTTTCCAGCTTGGCGGTTTGTATAGTGACTTAGAGGAAAGATTTGATAAAAAACTGGATCTGCTGACAACAGGGAGCCTGGAGCAGAAATTTCTTGACCGCATCGCCAGCGAGGAGATTTTGGTTTATGGACATTGA
- a CDS encoding ABC transporter permease — protein sequence MQEIKSGLKMYGALLKMTLRGILQYRVDFWMSLVSVCLLNGANIVQLSVISWRFHALGSWQVGDLLVLYGLFLISWSIFSVFFFKLSKIEDEIVSGSFDVYLLRPVSPFLQLVGGDIKYTGLCDTLLGVVLVPMGLAMNGTHWGLWQILWFVVFVLSGGAIAVCIKFLISCATFWTTKANALNQVFIQIYLLTQKYPVTIFGPAFRVLVTGLVPVAYLNFYPAVFLLGKSDAPFWMCTLSPVVALVLAGISALVWRRGLRRYNSCGG from the coding sequence ATGCAGGAAATAAAATCAGGACTGAAAATGTATGGTGCACTGCTGAAAATGACCCTGCGGGGCATCCTGCAATACCGGGTAGATTTCTGGATGAGCCTTGTGAGCGTCTGCCTGCTAAACGGCGCGAACATCGTGCAGTTGTCAGTGATTTCCTGGCGGTTCCATGCTCTGGGAAGCTGGCAGGTGGGGGATTTGCTGGTGCTTTACGGGCTGTTTTTGATAAGCTGGAGCATCTTCTCTGTGTTCTTCTTCAAGCTGTCGAAAATTGAGGATGAGATCGTCAGCGGCTCTTTTGACGTATACCTTCTGCGCCCGGTGAGCCCCTTTTTGCAGCTTGTGGGTGGGGATATCAAGTATACGGGCCTATGCGACACCCTCTTGGGCGTGGTACTGGTACCCATGGGCCTTGCTATGAACGGTACGCACTGGGGACTGTGGCAAATCCTTTGGTTCGTGGTATTTGTACTGTCTGGCGGAGCTATCGCGGTATGCATCAAGTTTCTCATCTCCTGCGCGACGTTCTGGACTACCAAGGCCAACGCTCTCAACCAGGTGTTCATTCAAATCTACCTGCTGACCCAGAAGTACCCTGTGACTATCTTTGGCCCGGCATTCCGAGTGCTGGTGACGGGGCTGGTGCCTGTGGCTTATCTTAATTTTTACCCGGCCGTCTTTCTCCTGGGCAAATCCGATGCGCCATTTTGGATGTGTACGCTCTCACCAGTGGTAGCGCTGGTTTTGGCAGGCATCTCCGCGCTGGTGTGGCGCAGGGGGCTGCGGAGATATAATAGCTGCGGCGGATGA
- a CDS encoding ABC transporter permease, protein MKIFLASLRMEKRSTGIYRVDFLLKVMYSIIAMYGVRSLWAALYAQDPSIVGRPLSSMITYAMLAVALDIIFYPSAMSTAPQNYISQQVRSGRIDTDLLRPVDLQRQLLARNGSAALFGALWLVMPAWALGVLLMGLELPPTLLHGTAFLVSGVLSFLILFSLNFMLGMVCFATTEIRQITMAYSGILTILSGKLIPNWLYPEWMQAVIEILPFRCVFETPLNIYTGAASRVDIIYSLLLQAAWAAVLFLLGKIMWLGVHKHLAVQGG, encoded by the coding sequence ATGAAAATCTTTTTGGCATCCCTGCGCATGGAAAAGCGCTCTACCGGCATATACCGGGTGGATTTCCTGCTGAAAGTCATGTACAGCATCATCGCCATGTATGGGGTACGCAGCCTGTGGGCAGCGCTCTACGCCCAGGATCCGTCTATTGTGGGCCGCCCCCTGTCTTCCATGATTACTTACGCCATGCTGGCGGTGGCGCTGGACATCATCTTTTATCCATCGGCGATGTCCACCGCGCCGCAGAACTACATCTCCCAGCAGGTGCGCTCTGGGCGCATCGACACAGACCTGCTGCGTCCCGTTGACTTGCAGCGGCAGCTTTTGGCCCGCAACGGCAGCGCGGCGCTGTTCGGGGCATTGTGGCTGGTGATGCCCGCCTGGGCTTTGGGCGTGCTGCTCATGGGGCTGGAATTGCCGCCTACCCTCCTGCATGGCACAGCGTTTTTAGTAAGCGGCGTGCTCAGCTTTTTGATATTGTTTTCTTTGAATTTCATGCTGGGCATGGTGTGCTTTGCCACCACGGAGATACGGCAGATCACTATGGCCTACAGCGGTATTCTCACGATCCTATCCGGCAAGCTCATCCCCAACTGGCTCTACCCGGAATGGATGCAGGCTGTCATAGAGATACTGCCGTTCCGGTGCGTCTTTGAAACGCCGCTGAATATCTATACAGGTGCAGCGAGTAGAGTTGATATCATATATAGTCTATTGTTGCAGGCAGCGTGGGCGGCTGTGCTGTTCCTGCTGGGCAAAATCATGTGGCTGGGTGTGCATAAACATCTGGCCGTACAGGGAGGTTAA
- a CDS encoding ABC transporter ATP-binding protein translates to MITVKNLQKMYKIAKPGEGRFATLKALVRPQYEERRAVDGIDFTISDGEIVGYIGQNGAGKSTTIKMLSGILVPTAGDIKVNGLIPHKDRKEHLRNIGVVFGQKTSLWWDVPVIDSLNILKEMYQVEDSRFKKNLEMFTDLLDLSPFLNQPVRQLSLGQRVRADLAAALMHDPKTLFLDEPTIGVDVVAKERLREFITEINRERGVTVLLTTHDVVDMEKLVSRVIVIHAGKIIFDGSMQGLRERYGGEDADIEAIVRDIYQEGGRTA, encoded by the coding sequence TTGATAACTGTAAAAAACCTGCAAAAAATGTATAAAATCGCAAAGCCCGGCGAGGGCCGTTTTGCTACGCTCAAGGCGCTGGTGCGCCCTCAATATGAGGAACGCAGGGCGGTAGACGGCATTGATTTTACCATAAGCGATGGGGAGATCGTGGGCTACATAGGCCAGAACGGCGCGGGGAAATCCACCACTATCAAGATGCTGTCGGGCATCTTGGTACCCACTGCTGGGGATATAAAGGTCAACGGCCTTATTCCCCACAAGGACCGCAAGGAGCATCTACGAAACATCGGTGTGGTGTTCGGGCAAAAGACCTCTCTGTGGTGGGACGTGCCTGTCATTGACAGCCTGAACATATTAAAAGAAATGTATCAGGTAGAGGACAGCCGGTTCAAGAAAAACCTGGAAATGTTTACGGATTTGCTGGACTTAAGCCCCTTCCTCAACCAACCGGTGCGTCAGTTGAGCCTGGGCCAGCGTGTGCGGGCCGACCTGGCCGCTGCCCTGATGCACGACCCCAAAACACTTTTTCTAGACGAGCCCACCATCGGCGTAGACGTGGTGGCCAAGGAGCGCCTGCGGGAGTTCATCACTGAAATAAACCGGGAGCGGGGCGTCACCGTGCTGCTCACCACCCACGACGTGGTGGACATGGAAAAGCTGGTAAGCCGTGTCATCGTCATCCACGCCGGGAAGATCATTTTCGATGGCAGTATGCAGGGCCTGCGGGAACGCTACGGCGGCGAGGACGCGGATATTGAGGCCATCGTGCGGGACATTTACCAGGAAGGGGGCCGCACCGCATGA